From one Streptomyces mobaraensis genomic stretch:
- a CDS encoding aldehyde dehydrogenase family protein, with product MTPAPASSHTSVTYSSANPADPADILTEFTAPGPRAAADAVARARAAQPAWRTAGAAARSAALSAVASAIEDAAAELALLAVREVGKPVTEARAEVARTVAIWRYYAQAPYEPTGAVHEPAAGPGLLLTRRRPHGVAGLVTPWNFPFAIPSWKAAPALAAGNTVVLKPAPEATVCALRLAGIVRQAVPDGVFTVVPGGAEEGAAVLDAADAVSFTGSTAVGAHVVAAATARGVPVQAETGGLNAAIVLPDADIGRAAAHIAAAVAGYAGQKCTATSRIIAVGAALDPLREALAEAVRALPAGDPADPATVCGPVISARARDRAAEAADGVSVLAAGPAPEGPGWYAAPTLVEKVPAGHRLLTEEVFGPIAALLPAAGLAEAVRITDSVPYGLVTSVHTADLDAALYGLDALRTGMVRVNAPTTGVDFHLPFGGTGASGHGPREQGRAALEFYTAERTYTLLPHHAG from the coding sequence GTGACCCCCGCCCCGGCCTCTTCCCACACCTCCGTTACTTATAGCTCCGCCAACCCGGCCGATCCGGCCGACATCCTCACCGAGTTCACCGCCCCCGGCCCGCGCGCCGCCGCCGACGCCGTCGCACGGGCCCGCGCCGCGCAGCCGGCCTGGCGGACGGCCGGAGCCGCCGCCCGCTCGGCGGCCCTCTCGGCGGTCGCGTCGGCGATCGAGGACGCCGCCGCCGAACTGGCCCTCCTCGCCGTACGGGAGGTGGGCAAGCCCGTCACCGAGGCCCGCGCGGAGGTGGCCCGTACCGTCGCGATCTGGCGGTACTACGCCCAGGCCCCCTACGAGCCGACCGGCGCCGTCCACGAACCGGCCGCCGGGCCGGGCCTGTTGCTGACCCGCCGCCGCCCGCACGGCGTCGCGGGCCTCGTCACGCCGTGGAACTTCCCCTTCGCCATCCCGAGCTGGAAGGCCGCGCCCGCCCTCGCGGCCGGCAACACCGTCGTCCTCAAACCCGCGCCCGAGGCCACCGTCTGCGCCCTGCGCCTCGCCGGGATCGTCCGACAGGCCGTCCCGGACGGGGTGTTCACGGTCGTCCCGGGCGGCGCGGAGGAGGGTGCCGCCGTGCTCGACGCCGCCGACGCGGTCTCCTTCACCGGCTCGACGGCCGTCGGCGCGCACGTCGTCGCCGCGGCGACCGCCCGCGGCGTGCCCGTCCAGGCCGAGACGGGCGGGCTGAACGCCGCGATCGTCCTCCCCGACGCCGACATCGGACGGGCCGCCGCGCACATCGCCGCCGCCGTCGCCGGCTACGCGGGCCAGAAGTGCACCGCCACCAGCCGGATCATCGCCGTGGGCGCCGCCCTCGACCCCCTCCGCGAGGCCCTGGCCGAGGCGGTCCGCGCCCTGCCGGCCGGCGATCCGGCCGATCCCGCGACGGTCTGCGGGCCCGTCATCTCCGCGCGGGCCCGCGACCGGGCGGCCGAGGCGGCGGACGGCGTGTCCGTCCTCGCCGCGGGGCCCGCGCCCGAGGGGCCCGGGTGGTACGCGGCCCCGACGCTCGTCGAGAAGGTGCCGGCGGGGCACCGGCTGCTCACCGAGGAGGTGTTCGGCCCGATCGCGGCCCTGCTGCCCGCGGCCGGCCTCGCAGAGGCCGTACGGATCACCGACTCCGTCCCGTACGGACTGGTCACCTCGGTGCACACGGCGGACCTGGACGCCGCCCTGTACGGACTCGACGCGCTCCGCACCGGTATGGTCCGCGTCAACGCCCCCACCACCGGCGTCGACTTCCACCTCCCCTTCGGCGGCACCGGCGCCTCCGGCCACGGACCGCGTGAACAGGGCCGCGCCGCCCTGGAGTTCTACACGGCCGAGCGCACGTACACGCTGCTGCCGCACCACGCGGGGTGA
- a CDS encoding cytochrome P450, translating to MTTAASSPVGIPGPGGDKYLGNLHAFSSDPLGFLTSCSRTYGDVVRLGANNVLLTSPGDVERMLVDRNSKFSKASADTRRGSRRQGFPRSMMNSDGADWQAKRHRMQPAFGRGLTTRAAEIVDAQGERMLAGWRTGTPRTLQDDVSVITLRLVTSLMFGDEFGDEDTAEVARLVAPIMDLSTSPVLLPEWVPTPRKLRIRRSMARVDRTLRALAASPAAADPDRAPVLHALVHGDPKPTPDELRDELATLIMAGFETTNDAVVWTSVLLARHPGAAERVRAEAQAAFASTPAGLARMEALPYTHAVVREALRLYSPVWITSRDAMEDMEFSGHVVPAGTTVTVSQWVNHRDPRHWESAEEFRPERWLPGAPSAPRGSYFPFGLGPRVCIGAAVATTETVHIVADIWRRFRLELLAPERIRPRPALALQPMGVEVVPRAW from the coding sequence GTGACGACCGCCGCCTCCTCACCCGTCGGAATACCCGGACCCGGCGGGGATAAATACCTCGGAAATCTCCACGCGTTCAGCAGCGATCCACTGGGTTTTCTCACCTCGTGCTCCCGGACGTACGGAGACGTCGTACGGCTCGGCGCGAACAATGTGCTGCTGACATCCCCGGGCGATGTCGAGCGAATGCTGGTCGACCGGAATTCCAAATTCTCCAAGGCGAGCGCGGACACCCGACGCGGTTCACGGCGGCAGGGTTTTCCCCGCTCGATGATGAACAGCGACGGAGCCGACTGGCAGGCCAAGCGGCACCGGATGCAGCCCGCCTTCGGCCGGGGACTGACCACCCGGGCCGCCGAGATCGTCGACGCCCAGGGCGAGCGCATGCTCGCCGGCTGGCGGACCGGCACCCCGCGCACCCTCCAGGACGACGTCTCGGTCATCACCCTGCGGCTGGTGACGTCCCTCATGTTCGGCGACGAGTTCGGTGACGAGGACACCGCGGAGGTCGCCCGGCTGGTCGCGCCCATCATGGACCTCTCGACCTCGCCCGTGCTGCTGCCCGAATGGGTGCCGACCCCGCGCAAGCTGCGCATCCGGCGCTCGATGGCCCGGGTCGACCGTACGCTGCGCGCCCTGGCCGCCTCGCCCGCGGCCGCGGACCCCGACCGGGCTCCCGTCCTGCACGCCCTCGTCCACGGGGACCCGAAACCCACGCCGGACGAGCTGCGCGACGAGCTCGCGACCTTGATCATGGCCGGGTTCGAGACGACCAACGACGCCGTCGTGTGGACCAGCGTCCTCCTCGCCCGCCACCCCGGGGCCGCCGAGCGGGTGCGCGCGGAGGCGCAGGCCGCCTTCGCCTCCACCCCGGCCGGTCTGGCCCGGATGGAGGCCCTCCCCTACACCCACGCCGTGGTCCGCGAGGCCCTGCGCCTCTACTCGCCCGTCTGGATCACCAGCCGGGACGCCATGGAGGACATGGAGTTCAGCGGCCATGTCGTCCCCGCCGGCACGACGGTCACCGTCAGCCAGTGGGTCAACCACCGCGATCCGCGCCACTGGGAGTCCGCCGAGGAGTTCCGCCCCGAACGCTGGCTCCCCGGCGCCCCCAGCGCCCCGCGCGGCTCCTATTTCCCCTTCGGCCTCGGCCCGCGCGTGTGCATCGGCGCCGCGGTCGCCACGACGGAAACGGTCCACATCGTCGCCGACATCTGGCGCCGCTTCCGGCTGGAACTCCTCGCGCCCGAGCGCATCAGGCCGCGTCCGGCGCTGGCCCTCCAGCCGATGGGCGTGGAGGTCGTGCCGCGCGCGTGGTGA
- a CDS encoding GntR family transcriptional regulator: MGHLKQRNLITARERLRDQVAHALRAALISGELRPGEVYSAPGLAEDFGVSATPVREAMLDLAREGLVEPVRNKGFRVTEVDERDLDQYTEIRTLIEVPMVGRITRTASRADLEALRPVAEEIVRAAREHDLIGYLEADRQFHLTLLGLSGNERLVETVGELRKRSRLYGLTALDERDELIPSAEEHVELLDLMLAGDAEAAEACMARHLGHVRSLWAANAAAAERSVGPVVRKAAAARR, translated from the coding sequence ATGGGCCATCTCAAGCAGCGCAATCTCATCACCGCCCGGGAGCGCCTGCGCGACCAGGTCGCCCACGCCCTGCGCGCCGCGCTGATCTCCGGTGAGCTGCGCCCCGGCGAGGTCTACTCCGCGCCCGGCCTCGCCGAGGACTTCGGCGTCTCCGCGACGCCCGTCCGCGAGGCCATGCTCGACCTGGCCCGGGAGGGACTGGTCGAGCCCGTCCGCAACAAGGGCTTCCGGGTCACCGAGGTCGACGAGCGCGACCTCGACCAGTACACCGAGATCCGCACGCTGATCGAGGTGCCCATGGTCGGCCGGATCACCCGGACCGCCTCCCGCGCGGACCTGGAGGCGCTCCGCCCGGTCGCCGAGGAGATCGTGCGCGCCGCCCGCGAGCACGACCTCATCGGCTACCTGGAGGCCGACCGGCAGTTCCACCTCACGCTCCTCGGCCTCTCCGGCAACGAGCGCCTGGTCGAGACCGTCGGCGAGCTCCGCAAGCGCTCCCGCCTCTACGGCCTCACCGCCCTCGACGAGCGCGACGAGCTCATCCCGTCGGCCGAGGAGCACGTCGAACTCCTCGACCTGATGCTCGCGGGCGACGCGGAGGCCGCCGAGGCGTGCATGGCCCGGCACCTCGGCCACGTCCGCTCCCTCTGGGCCGCGAACGCGGCGGCCGCGGAGCGGTCCGTCGGGCCCGTCGTCCGGAAGGCGGCCGCCGCGCGCCGCTGA
- a CDS encoding cittilin family RiPP precursor produces MILTGALFARITRKDRLTLPYSYY; encoded by the coding sequence ATGATCCTGACCGGAGCGCTTTTCGCCCGGATTACTCGCAAGGACCGTCTCACCCTGCCGTACTCCTACTACTAG
- a CDS encoding DMT family transporter, protein MGGLVPALVALLAAGGNALGTVLQRIAARTVPEGDAFSVRLVRHLVGSPAWLGGIAVIVGAAACQALALTLGSLSLVQPILVTELPFTLLIACAFARRRLPAAGWAASLMVAAGLGLGLAAAAPGGGADTASGARWTVTLAGAGAAVALCAAGALTRPRGRARAALFAAASAIAYALTATLMKAATGAFDDHGAGAFFTAWQTYAFVAAGACALFLLANAMESGPLVASQPALTLGEALVSLVLGSVVYGERVRTGWWLVPEGVGAALVTWGILLLPGADPEGGEPAGERAPE, encoded by the coding sequence GTGGGTGGTCTGGTACCCGCGCTGGTCGCGCTGCTCGCGGCCGGAGGGAACGCCCTGGGGACGGTGCTCCAGCGGATCGCCGCGCGGACCGTACCCGAGGGGGACGCGTTCAGCGTGCGGCTGGTGCGGCACCTGGTGGGCAGCCCGGCGTGGCTGGGCGGCATCGCCGTGATCGTCGGCGCCGCGGCCTGCCAGGCGCTGGCGCTGACCCTCGGCTCGCTGTCGCTGGTCCAGCCCATCCTGGTCACCGAGCTCCCCTTCACCCTGCTCATCGCCTGCGCCTTCGCCCGGCGGCGGCTGCCGGCCGCCGGCTGGGCGGCGTCGCTGATGGTCGCGGCCGGGCTCGGCCTGGGGCTGGCGGCCGCGGCCCCGGGCGGAGGCGCCGACACCGCCTCCGGCGCCCGGTGGACCGTCACCCTCGCCGGCGCCGGGGCGGCCGTGGCGCTCTGCGCGGCGGGTGCCCTGACCCGGCCGCGCGGCCGGGCGCGCGCCGCGCTGTTCGCCGCCGCCTCGGCGATCGCGTACGCCCTGACCGCCACCCTGATGAAGGCGGCCACCGGCGCCTTCGACGACCACGGCGCCGGGGCCTTCTTCACCGCCTGGCAGACGTACGCCTTCGTGGCCGCCGGCGCCTGCGCCCTCTTCCTGCTGGCCAACGCCATGGAGTCCGGGCCGCTGGTGGCCTCCCAGCCCGCGCTCACCCTGGGCGAGGCGCTGGTCAGCCTGGTGCTGGGGAGCGTCGTCTACGGGGAACGGGTGCGGACGGGGTGGTGGCTCGTCCCGGAGGGCGTCGGCGCGGCGCTCGTCACCTGGGGGATCCTGCTGCTGCCCGGGGCCGATCCGGAGGGCGGGGAGCCGGCGGGGGAGCGGGCTCCGGAGTGA
- a CDS encoding dienelactone hydrolase family protein: MTTITTRTVRYPADGLTMIGHLALPAGADRRPAVLIGPEGTGLSDVERRRADALAELGYVALAFDLHGGRYLSDIEEMLARCLPLLADPDRMRDIGRAALDVLRAEPRADPDRIAAVGYGTGGAIALELGRHGVNLRAIGAVNALTTGRPGEAARIRCPVWAGVGSEDPIMPPAQRNAFTAEMQAADVDWRLVVYGGALHAFHHPPVDHPVRPGVGYHPRHAQRAWRDVVDLLAECLPVTE; this comes from the coding sequence ATGACGACGATTACCACGCGCACGGTCCGGTACCCGGCCGACGGTCTGACGATGATCGGGCATCTCGCGCTCCCGGCCGGTGCCGACCGCCGGCCCGCGGTCTTGATCGGGCCCGAGGGGACGGGGCTCAGCGACGTCGAGCGCCGCCGAGCCGACGCCCTGGCCGAGCTGGGATACGTGGCACTGGCCTTCGACCTCCACGGCGGGCGCTATCTGAGCGACATCGAGGAGATGCTGGCCCGTTGCCTGCCGCTGCTCGCCGACCCCGACCGGATGCGGGACATCGGCCGTGCGGCGCTCGACGTGTTGCGCGCCGAACCGCGAGCCGACCCCGACCGGATCGCCGCTGTCGGCTACGGCACCGGGGGCGCGATCGCGCTGGAACTCGGGCGCCACGGCGTCAACCTGCGCGCGATCGGGGCAGTCAACGCACTGACCACCGGCAGGCCGGGGGAGGCCGCGCGCATCCGCTGCCCGGTGTGGGCCGGGGTCGGGTCGGAAGACCCGATCATGCCGCCCGCGCAACGGAACGCCTTCACCGCCGAGATGCAGGCCGCGGACGTCGACTGGCGCCTCGTGGTCTACGGCGGCGCCTTGCACGCCTTCCACCACCCGCCGGTCGACCATCCCGTGCGCCCCGGCGTCGGCTACCACCCGCGGCACGCACAGCGTGCCTGGCGCGATGTCGTCGACCTGCTCGCCGAGTGCCTGCCCGTGACGGAGTGA
- a CDS encoding helix-turn-helix domain-containing protein has protein sequence MNRRELNPDASPQAAFGARLRSLRESRGWRQEDLAARTGYSSVHISAIETGRKPPTLRFSRSADQAFGTGGTADAFEREYREIKHGALLEGFPEYVKYESRAVEIRLYEIGIIPGLLQTPEYARVLADSAVRRGAITPEQADQRVAFLAKRQADLAGPRPPMMFVTMDESCIRRTVGGTAVMNAQLARLVEFAQLPNTLLQVAPYDIGERRTFDLPVYLLTLADRSVVCYAESQAQGNLDRESASVLPMLTAYHQLQAEALSQRASVAMIEQVRKGTQ, from the coding sequence TTGAACCGACGGGAGTTGAACCCCGACGCGTCACCCCAAGCCGCCTTCGGAGCGCGCCTGCGCAGCTTGCGGGAGTCGCGCGGGTGGCGACAGGAGGATCTGGCCGCCCGCACGGGATATTCCAGCGTGCATATTTCAGCGATCGAAACCGGTCGGAAGCCTCCGACTCTCCGGTTCTCGCGTAGCGCCGACCAGGCGTTCGGGACCGGCGGCACAGCGGACGCGTTCGAGCGGGAGTACCGCGAGATCAAGCACGGCGCGCTGCTGGAGGGGTTCCCGGAGTACGTGAAGTACGAGAGTCGAGCCGTGGAGATCCGGCTGTACGAGATCGGGATCATCCCCGGCTTGTTGCAGACCCCGGAGTACGCACGGGTGTTGGCCGACAGCGCCGTACGACGTGGCGCCATCACCCCCGAACAGGCCGACCAGCGCGTCGCGTTCCTCGCGAAGCGACAGGCGGACTTGGCGGGACCTCGTCCGCCCATGATGTTCGTGACCATGGATGAGAGCTGCATCCGTCGTACGGTCGGTGGGACAGCCGTCATGAACGCCCAGTTGGCGCGTCTGGTCGAGTTCGCTCAGTTGCCGAACACCCTGCTACAGGTGGCGCCGTACGACATAGGCGAGCGTCGCACGTTTGACCTGCCTGTCTATCTCTTGACACTGGCGGACCGGTCGGTGGTCTGCTACGCCGAGTCCCAGGCGCAAGGAAACCTGGACCGAGAGAGCGCGTCCGTACTGCCCATGCTGACGGCCTACCATCAGCTACAGGCCGAAGCGCTGTCACAGAGGGCATCTGTGGCCATGATCGAGCAGGTACGAAAGGGCACACAGTGA
- a CDS encoding APC family permease codes for MDVSAANRKGLSLFALIMIGLGSIFGSGWLFGAGQAAQVAGPAALVAWVIGAIFIGMIAMSYAEVGAAYPLPGAMARFGSISHGPVLGFVTGWAVWIATASLIPIESIAGTQYMASWNFGWARGLVADGHLTATGIGMALLLTVALWLACYWSVALLARANNLLTLVKFAIPVIAIAALIASGFHTGNFTAHGGFAPNGWSAVLTAVSASGVVFAFNGFQAVVNLGGNAKNPGRAIPLALVGALSLGLVIYLALQVAFLGSVPPERLAEAGGWHGVNFASPFADLAKLLMLHWVVTLLQFGAFISPSGANIGNVASSAYLAQNLAETGFFPKKIAEVHPRYGVARPAMWLNLAFSVLLLLTIGHSWEALASVVSAAMVVSYLMGPIAVGVFRKTKPGLPRPFRLPAAAVLCPLTFAFAACALYWSKWPNTGKVALLTLVSLPIAAIVLRRKGERNLAKQFAPAWWMAAFLLWTGLISALGSPEFGGHGVIPGGLDTALVGVSALGFYFWAVRAGVRAHQDGLPGPDPVLDGRDAPDVTPVPGPRAAEPSAAAVS; via the coding sequence GTGGATGTGAGCGCGGCCAATCGGAAGGGCCTCAGCCTCTTCGCCCTGATCATGATCGGCCTGGGGTCCATCTTCGGCTCCGGCTGGCTCTTCGGGGCCGGCCAGGCGGCCCAGGTCGCCGGACCCGCCGCGCTGGTCGCCTGGGTCATCGGCGCGATCTTCATCGGCATGATCGCCATGTCGTACGCCGAGGTCGGCGCGGCCTACCCGCTGCCCGGCGCCATGGCCCGGTTCGGTTCCATCTCGCACGGCCCGGTGCTCGGCTTCGTCACCGGCTGGGCGGTGTGGATCGCCACGGCCTCGCTGATCCCGATCGAGTCCATCGCCGGCACCCAGTACATGGCGTCCTGGAACTTCGGCTGGGCCCGCGGCCTGGTCGCGGACGGCCACCTGACGGCCACCGGCATCGGCATGGCCCTGCTCCTGACCGTCGCCCTGTGGCTGGCCTGCTACTGGTCCGTCGCCCTGCTGGCCCGCGCGAACAACCTGCTGACGCTGGTGAAGTTCGCCATCCCGGTCATCGCCATCGCCGCGCTCATCGCCTCCGGCTTCCACACCGGCAACTTCACCGCCCACGGCGGCTTCGCCCCCAACGGCTGGTCCGCGGTGCTCACCGCCGTCTCCGCCTCCGGCGTCGTCTTCGCCTTCAACGGCTTCCAGGCCGTCGTCAACCTCGGCGGCAACGCCAAGAACCCGGGCCGGGCCATCCCGCTCGCCCTCGTCGGCGCGCTCTCCCTCGGCCTGGTCATCTACCTGGCCCTCCAGGTCGCCTTCCTCGGCTCGGTCCCGCCGGAGCGGCTCGCGGAGGCGGGCGGCTGGCACGGCGTGAACTTCGCCTCGCCCTTCGCCGACCTCGCCAAGCTGCTGATGCTGCACTGGGTCGTCACCTTGCTCCAGTTCGGCGCGTTCATCTCGCCGTCCGGCGCCAACATCGGCAACGTCGCCTCGTCCGCGTACCTGGCGCAGAACCTCGCCGAGACCGGCTTCTTCCCCAAGAAGATCGCCGAGGTGCACCCGCGGTACGGCGTCGCCCGCCCCGCCATGTGGCTCAACCTGGCCTTCTCCGTCCTCCTGCTGCTCACCATCGGGCACAGCTGGGAGGCCCTGGCCAGCGTCGTCTCCGCCGCGATGGTCGTCTCGTACCTCATGGGCCCGATCGCCGTCGGCGTCTTCCGGAAGACCAAGCCCGGGCTGCCGCGCCCGTTCCGGCTGCCCGCCGCCGCCGTGCTGTGCCCGCTGACCTTCGCGTTCGCCGCCTGCGCCCTGTACTGGTCCAAGTGGCCCAACACCGGCAAGGTCGCCCTGCTCACTCTCGTCTCGCTGCCCATCGCCGCGATCGTGCTGCGCCGCAAGGGCGAGCGGAACCTGGCCAAGCAGTTCGCCCCCGCCTGGTGGATGGCCGCCTTCCTGCTGTGGACCGGCCTGATCTCCGCCCTCGGCAGCCCCGAGTTCGGCGGCCACGGGGTGATCCCCGGCGGCCTCGACACCGCGCTGGTCGGCGTCTCCGCCCTCGGCTTCTACTTCTGGGCCGTCCGCGCCGGCGTCCGCGCCCACCAGGACGGGCTGCCCGGCCCCGACCCCGTCCTCGACGGACGCGACGCTCCCGACGTCACGCCCGTCCCCGGGCCGCGCGCGGCCGAGCCGTCGGCGGCGGCCGTCTCCTGA
- a CDS encoding NADP-dependent isocitrate dehydrogenase has protein sequence MTDSTIIYTHTDEAPALATHSFLPVVKAYASTAGVTVESRDISLAGRIIASFPEYLDESRRIPDALAELGALAKTPGANIIKLPNISASIPQLKAAVAELQEQGYTLPDYPDDPKTDEEREIRARYDKVKGSAVNPVLREGNSDRRAPASVKNYAKAHPHRMGAWSSDSKTNVATMGVDDFRSTEKSAVIAEDGTLRIELSGDDGTTTVLRESVPVLAGEVVDASVMRVAALREFLTAQVARAKAEGVLFSVHLKATMMKVSDPIVFGHVVRAFFPKTFAEHGEALAAAGLSPNDGLGGIFKGLEALPEGAKIKESFDAELAEGPALAMVDSDRGITNLHVPSDVIVDASMPAMIRTSGHMWGPDGQEADTLAVLPDSSYAGVYQAVIEDCRAHGAFDPSTMGSVPNVGLMAQKAEEYGSHDKTFEVPVTGTVRVLDAAGNVILEQAVGAGDIFRMCQTKDAPIKDWVKLAVTRARATGDPAVFWLDENRAHDAQLIEKVKAYLPEHDTEGLDIRILAPVEATKLSLERIRRGENTISVTGNVLRDYLTDLFPILELGTSAKMLSVVPLMNGGGLFETGAGGSAPKHVQQLVKENYLRWDSLGEFFALVPSFEHYAKTTGNARAQILADTLDRATATFLEEDKSPSRRLGGIDNRGSHFYLAMYWARELAAQTEDAELAGAFAALAKTLTEAESTIVEELVAVQGKPVDIGGYYQPDVEKAAAVMRPSATFNQALALLG, from the coding sequence GTGACTGACTCGACCATCATCTATACGCACACCGACGAGGCGCCGGCGCTGGCGACGCACTCGTTCCTGCCCGTGGTCAAGGCGTACGCCTCGACGGCCGGCGTCACCGTGGAGAGCCGCGACATCTCCCTGGCCGGCCGCATCATCGCCAGCTTCCCCGAGTACCTGGACGAGAGCCGGCGCATCCCCGACGCCCTCGCCGAGCTCGGCGCGCTGGCCAAGACCCCCGGCGCCAATATCATCAAGCTGCCGAACATCTCGGCCTCCATCCCGCAGCTCAAGGCCGCCGTCGCCGAGCTCCAGGAGCAGGGCTACACCCTGCCGGACTACCCGGACGACCCGAAGACCGACGAGGAGCGCGAGATCCGCGCCCGCTACGACAAGGTCAAGGGCAGCGCCGTCAACCCGGTCCTGCGCGAGGGCAACTCCGACCGCCGCGCCCCCGCGTCGGTCAAGAACTACGCCAAGGCCCACCCGCACCGCATGGGCGCCTGGAGCTCCGACTCCAAGACGAACGTCGCCACCATGGGCGTCGACGACTTCCGGTCCACCGAGAAGTCCGCCGTCATCGCCGAGGACGGCACCCTCCGCATCGAGCTCTCCGGCGACGACGGCACCACCACCGTCCTCCGCGAGTCCGTGCCGGTGCTCGCCGGCGAGGTCGTCGACGCCTCCGTGATGCGCGTGGCCGCGCTCCGCGAGTTCCTCACCGCGCAGGTCGCCCGCGCCAAGGCCGAGGGCGTGCTGTTCTCCGTGCACCTCAAGGCCACCATGATGAAGGTCTCCGACCCCATCGTCTTCGGCCACGTCGTCCGCGCCTTCTTCCCGAAGACCTTCGCCGAGCACGGCGAGGCGCTGGCCGCCGCCGGCCTGTCCCCCAACGACGGCCTCGGCGGCATCTTCAAGGGCCTGGAGGCGCTGCCCGAGGGCGCCAAGATCAAGGAGTCCTTCGACGCCGAGCTCGCCGAGGGCCCGGCCCTGGCGATGGTCGACTCCGACCGCGGCATCACCAACCTGCACGTCCCCAGCGACGTCATCGTCGACGCCTCCATGCCGGCCATGATCCGCACCTCCGGCCACATGTGGGGCCCGGACGGCCAGGAGGCCGACACCCTCGCCGTCCTCCCGGACAGCAGCTACGCCGGCGTCTACCAGGCCGTCATCGAGGACTGCCGCGCCCACGGCGCCTTCGACCCGTCGACCATGGGCTCCGTCCCCAACGTCGGCCTGATGGCGCAGAAGGCCGAGGAGTACGGCAGCCACGACAAGACCTTCGAGGTCCCCGTCACCGGCACCGTGCGCGTCCTCGACGCCGCCGGGAACGTCATCCTGGAGCAGGCCGTCGGCGCCGGCGACATCTTCCGCATGTGCCAGACCAAGGACGCCCCCATCAAGGACTGGGTCAAGCTGGCCGTCACCCGCGCCCGCGCGACCGGCGACCCGGCCGTCTTCTGGCTCGACGAGAACCGCGCCCACGACGCGCAGCTCATCGAGAAGGTCAAGGCGTACCTGCCCGAGCACGACACCGAGGGCCTGGACATCCGCATCCTCGCCCCCGTCGAGGCCACCAAGCTCTCCCTGGAGCGCATCCGCCGCGGCGAGAACACCATCTCCGTCACCGGCAACGTGCTGCGCGACTACCTGACCGACCTGTTCCCGATCCTGGAGCTGGGCACCAGCGCCAAGATGCTGTCGGTCGTCCCGCTGATGAACGGCGGCGGCCTCTTCGAGACCGGCGCCGGCGGCTCCGCGCCCAAGCACGTGCAGCAGCTCGTCAAGGAGAACTACCTGCGCTGGGACTCGCTCGGCGAGTTCTTCGCCCTCGTGCCCTCCTTCGAGCACTACGCGAAGACCACCGGCAACGCCCGCGCGCAGATCCTCGCCGACACGCTCGACCGCGCCACCGCGACCTTCCTCGAAGAGGACAAGTCGCCGAGCCGTCGCCTCGGCGGCATCGACAACCGCGGCAGCCACTTCTACCTCGCCATGTACTGGGCGCGTGAGCTGGCCGCCCAGACGGAGGACGCGGAGCTGGCCGGCGCGTTCGCCGCGCTCGCCAAGACGCTCACCGAGGCGGAGTCGACGATCGTCGAGGAGCTCGTCGCCGTGCAGGGCAAGCCCGTCGACATCGGCGGCTACTACCAGCCCGACGTCGAGAAGGCCGCTGCCGTGATGCGCCCGTCCGCGACGTTCAACCAGGCGCTGGCGCTGCTTGGCTGA
- a CDS encoding DUF397 domain-containing protein, translating to MTTESPRWIKSSHSNNGGACVECAPAVTASGIVPLRDSKRPTGPVLNIPAAAFADLISAVKGGVFNA from the coding sequence GTGACGACCGAATCCCCCCGCTGGATCAAGTCCTCCCACAGCAACAACGGTGGCGCTTGCGTCGAATGTGCCCCCGCGGTCACAGCGTCCGGCATCGTCCCCCTCCGTGACAGCAAGCGCCCCACAGGCCCCGTGCTGAACATTCCCGCGGCAGCCTTCGCCGACCTGATATCCGCTGTCAAGGGTGGAGTCTTCAACGCCTGA